Proteins from a single region of Manis javanica isolate MJ-LG chromosome 5, MJ_LKY, whole genome shotgun sequence:
- the MKKS gene encoding molecular chaperone MKKS, producing the protein MSRLEAKKPSLCKSEPLTSERVRATLPVLKGLLTSCYGPSGRLKQLHNGLGGCVRTTSQSAALLANLPVTHPILKILTTSVRNHVSCFSDCGLFTAILCCTLIENEQRVGLTPTTVIKLNKHLLSLCTSYLKSEVCGCRIPVDFSRTQILHCLVHSILRSKPACMLTRKEIDYISALILRAFLLTIPENTKEHLILGKSLIVPLKGQSVTDSTVLPGILIEMSGIQLMKILPITKPDALKVALFCTSLSGDLSDTGEGSVLVSPGVSLENAALDQLLNLGRQLVSDNVDLVLCQKVIHPSLKQFLSVHRVIAIDRVGAALMEPLSKMTGTQPIGSLASISPSSYGSAKDLCIAKFGFKHFFHLIPNEMTVSSLLLCSRNDTAWKELKLVCQTALHVLQLTVKEPCVLLGGGCTETHLAAYIRHKTCNEPQSILKDDGCTQTELKLITEAFCSALESLAGSLEHDGGEVITDLKYGHLWSVQADSPCVANWTDLLSRCGCGLYNSQEELSWSFVRSTRHPFAPQTCLPQEAANSASNLSLDCFTAKLSGLQVAVETANLILDLSYVIEDKN; encoded by the exons ATGTCTCGTTTAGAAGCTAAAAAGCCATCGTTGTGTAAAAGTGAACCACTAACAAGTGAGCGAGTCAGGGCCACACTTCCTGTCCTGAAAGGACTCTTAACGTCATGCTACGGCCCTTCAGGGAGGCTGAAACAGCTGCACAACGGCCTTGGCGGCTGTGTGCGCACAACCTCGCAGTCAGCAGCCCTGCTGGCTAACCTTCCCGTCACCCACCCCATTCTGAAGATTCTGACAACTTCCGTGAGGAATCATGTATCATGCTTCAGCGACTGTGGCTTATTCACAGCCATTCTTTGCTGCACCCTGATTGAAAATGAGCAGAGAGTGGGCCTGACACCTACCACTGTTATTAAATTAAATAAGCATCTTTTGAGCCTCTGTACCAGTTACCTCAAGTCTGAGGTCTGTGGTTGTCGGATTCCAGTGGACTTTAGTAGGACGCAGATCCTCCATTGTTTGGTGCATAGCATACTAAGAAGTAAACCTGCCTGTATGCTTACCAGAAAGGAAATAGACTACATCAGTGCTTTGATTCTGAGAGCCTTTTTGCTTACAATTCCCGAAAACACCAAAGAGCACCTCATTTTAGGAAAGAGTTTAATTGTGCCTTTAAAAGGGCAGAGTGTTACAGACTCTACTGTATTACCTGGAATACTTATTGAAATGTCAGGTATTCAGTTGATGAAGATATTACCTATCACAAAGCCAGATGCCCTCAAGGTGGCACTCTTCTGTACATCGTTATCTGGGGATCTGTCTGATACTGGAGAAGGAAGTGTTTTGGTCAGTCCTGGGGTTTCTCTTGAAAATGCAGCCCTGGATCAGTTGCTTAACCTAGGAAGGCAGCTAGTTAGTGATAATGTAGATCTCGTCTTGTGCCAAAAAGTTATTCACCCATCTTTGAAACAGTTTCTCAGTGTGCATCGTGTTATTGCCATAGACAGAGTTGGAGCAGCTCTGATGGAACCCCTGAGTAAAATGACAG gaacACAACCTATTGGTTCTCTAGCCTCAATCTCTCCTAGTAGTTACGGAAGTGCGAAAGATTTGTGCATAGCAAAGTTTGGCTTCAAGCACTTTTTCCATCTCATTCCTAATGAAATGACTGTCTCCAGCTTGCTCCTCTGCAGCAGAAATGACACTGCCTGGAAGGAGCTGAAG cTTGTATGTCAAACAGCACTGCACGTTTTGCAGTTAACAGTCAAGGAACCATGTGTTTTGTTGGGAGGTGGCTGTACTGAAACTCATTTGGCAGCATATATCAGACACAAG ACTTGTAACGAACCACAAAGCATTCTCAAAGATGATGGATGTACTCAAACAGAACTTAAGCTAATTACTGAAGCCTTCTGCAGTGCGCTAGAATCTCTCGCTGGCTCTTTAGAACATGATGGAGGTGAAGTTATCACTGACCTGAAGTATGGACACCTTTGGTCAGTTCAGGCAGATTCTCCCTGTGTTGCTAACTGGACAGATTTGCTTTCAAGATGTGGCTGTGGACTATACAATAGCCAGGAAGAACTCAGCTGGTCCTTCGTAAGGAGTACTCGGCATCCTTTTGCACCACAAACCTGCCTTCCACAGGAAGCTGCAAACTCAGCCAGTAACCTGAGCTTGGACTGCTTTACTGCTAAGCTTAGTGGCCTACAGGTGGCTGTGGAGACAGCCAATTTGATTCTGGATCTTTCATATGTCATTGAAGATAAAAACTGA
- the LOC140849531 gene encoding uncharacterized protein yields the protein MKNTSWIRKNWLLIAGVSFIGVHLGTYFMQRAAKQSVKSQSRNKQENIEE from the coding sequence atgaaaaacacCAGCTGGATTAGAAAGAACTGGCTTCTTATAGCTGGGGTTTCCTTCATAGGGGTCCACCTTGGAACATACTTCATGCAGAGGGCTGCAAAACAATCTGTAAAATCTCAATCTAGAAACAAACAAGAGAATATTgaagaatga